From the genome of Longispora fulva:
GTGTTGGATTGGGTTCGCTCCCTGTCCCGTCGTTGGCGGCCCGGACGTGGGGCCGCCGCAGCGATGGAGTGCGTGTGGAGCGTCACTGAACCACCCCTTCGGGCGTTGAGGCGAGTGATCCCATCGCTCAGGATTGGTACGGTGAGCGTGGACCTGGCCTTCCTAGCTCTGCTCGCTATCGTGTTAGTGCTGATGTACTTCGTAGTAGGGCCTCTGGTCCGGGCGGCCTAGCCGCTAGGACCGTGTGACCGCGCGGCCTCTAACTGACCCGAGGAGTTCCGATGCCGCTGACCCCGGCCGACGTGCACAACGTCGCCTTCAAGAAACCCCCGATTGGCAAGCGGGGCTATGACGAGGACGAGGTGGACGCCTTCCTCGACGAGGTCGAGCGCGAGCTCGCCCGACTGATCGAGGAGAACACCGACCTCCGCACCGCCGGTGCTGGTGGTGGCCGTCAGGCTCCCGCTGGTGGGGGTAACGACCCGCGCCTCGTCGCCGAGCTGACCGACCTGAAGTCGCAGTTCGAGCGCGTGCAGCGGGAGAAGGCGGCGGCCGAGCAGGCAGCCCGTCAGATGCAGCAGGAGCTCGAGCAGATCAGCGCCGGTGGCGGTGCCGCGGGCGGCGACGCCGGTGAGCAGCAGGCGCTGCGGGTGCTGATGATGGCCCAGCGCACCGCCGACGACCACGTCGCCGACGCCCGCCGCGAGGCGGACAAGGTGCTCGCCGAGGCCCGGGCCAAGGCCGACGAGGTCACGCGGGACGCGCGCGGCAAGGCCGAGGCGCTCGAGCGGGACGCGCGGCAGCGGCACCAGGAGGCCATGGGCGGCCTGGAGACGAAGCGCAACGCTCTGCAGAAGCACCTTGAGGAGCTGAAGGCCTTCGAGCGGGAGTACCGGACGCGCCTGAAGGCGTACCTGGAGAGCCAGCTGCGGGACCTGTCCGGCAAAGGACAGGGGCTCGAGGACGAGCTGACCCGCGCCGAGAGCGGCCGGAGCAACGGCACCCCCGCCGGCGGGCTGGCCACGGCCGGCCTCAGCGGTGGGTACGGTCCGACGGGGCGTAACACCCTCGACGGTCCGGGCCGCTGACCTTTCATCTGTGACGCGGCGGGGGTGAGCCCGTGTTGGTCGGAAGTCTTCTGCTCATCCTCGTCGCGGTGGCACTCGTCATCGCGGGGTTGGCGTACGCGTCGAACCTGCTACTCATCGCGGCGGTCGTGATCTGCGGCGTGGCGGCGGTCCTGATCTACCGGGGCTCCCGCCAGCCGGTCGCGGCCGCGCCGACGAGTTCCCGCGCGACCGTGATCGCACAGAGTCGGATCTCCGACACTTCTCCGAGCGAGTCGTCCGGGGGCGAGGACCCGTCAGGCAGGTATGCCGACCGGGTCCGACTGGCCGGGCGGATAACGACGGCTGAGACCGTGGCTCCCGACTGGTTCAGGGACCGGCACGCGACGCCCGCTGCGGACACCCCCGGCGCGTCGGGGTCGTCCGGCGGCAGAGGCGAGCCGTTGTCCGACCTGGGCGGTTCGGGTTCCGACGCTGGTGAGCCGTCTTCCGATCCGGAGCGGTCGACCTTCTCTTCGAGTCAGGCGTTCTCCGACCCGGGGCCGGCAGGCTCAGGTCAGGACTTTTCCGGCTCCGCGCCGACGGCCCACGGCTCGGGGCGGGTGTTCTCCGACTCACCGGCGGCCTTCGACTCGGGCCGGGACGGCTCCGACCCGAGTACGCCCACCCTCGAGCCAGGGCAGGCGGGTTCCGACCCGGAGCCGGAAGCCGGGCGGTCGGCGTCCGGCGCGAGCGGCGCGGTTTCCAGCCCGGGGCTGACGACGTCCGGCCCGGGACAGGCGCCATCTGGCCTCGGCCTGACTTCCTCCGGCCTGGGGAGTGCGCTGTCTGACCTCGGCCAGGCTTCCTCTGGCCTGGGGGGCGCGCTGTCCGAGCTGGGGCTGGCTGCGGATTCCCAGCTTCCGGAGGCGGGTCGCCGGCATCTGACTGGTTCCAGCTATCTGGGGCTCACCGATCCGCCGGAGCGGGCGGCCGAACCTGCCGCCCCGCCGCCGGGCCATCTCGGGGGCTCGGCGTTCGCGGGACCGGCCAACCGCACCACCCCGGACCTCGACGACGAGGAACTGGAGTACGAGGACGACCCCGAGGACGAGCCGGCGGCCCAGGAGGTCGCGCCGGCGGTCACCTCCCGGATCGGGCGACTGACCACGCGGGTCTGGGTCGTCGACGGCCGGCCCCGCTACCACCTGTCCGGCTGCCACCACCTGGTCGGCCGCGATCCCGAGCCGCTGCCGGTGGGCGAGGCCCAGGCGCTCGGCTTCTCGCCGTGCGGCCTCTGCGAGCCGGCCACCGCCCTCGGCGGCAGGAGCTGACCTCCCGAGGCCCGGGCCTGGGCCAAGCCCAGGGCCAAGGCCTGAGCCAGGGCCAGGGCCATGGCCTGAGGCGGGGCTGGGGCGAGGGCCTGAGGCTCGGTCGGTCGGTGGGCCGATGATCGTGGCCGTCCGGGTCCGCCCCGGCGCCTCCCGGACGAAGGTCGGCGGCAGCTATGCCGGGCCGTACGGGCCGGCGCTCGTCGTGGCCGTGTCGGCCCCCGCCGTGGACGGCCGGGCCACCGAGGCCGTGATCAAGGCCGTGGCCAGCGCGTTGGGCCTGCGGCCGCGGGCCGTGGCTCTGCGTACCGGGCACACCAGTCGGGACAAGTTGCTCACCGTGGAACCGGACACGCCACAGGTCGCGGAACGGTTGCGGGATCTTCTCGAGTTGTGACCGGTTTGGTGGGGCTGGGCGTAAAATTGTAAAAACGCGCTCTCAGGTGTGGCGTGTTTGTGGCTCGGCGATTCGTTACGTATTCTTGCCACCCTCTGGAGTGCGCGGCGCCCCGCCGCGTACCCGTTTTTTTCCATTTTTGGGGGCAGTCATGGCCGAGCGTGCGGGGGTTACCCGAAAGGTCGCGCCGGCCGAGGCTGCCGAGGTCACCGCTCCGGCGACGGCCGCCAAGGCTCCGGCCAAGGCGACCAAGTCCCTGCGGACCACGGCTGCGGCGACGAAGTCCGCAGCGACGAAGACGCCGGCCAAGGCCGCGAAAGCTCCGGCGAAGGCGACCGGTGCCGCCGTCGCGAAAGCCGCGTCGGAGGGCACGAAACCGGCCACCAGGGCGGCAAGTGCCACGAGAAAGGCCGCGCCGGCGGCCGCGAACACGACTCGAACGTCCAAGGTCGATAAAAGGACTGCGGCGGGTGCCGAGATCACCGAGGATGCCAAGCCTCAGCGCGTAACAGGAACGAATACCAGCAAGGCCGCCGCGGCCCAGGCCGTGGCGACACCCCCCGTGAAGGCACCGCCGACCGCCGCGCGAACCGCGGCCAAGGGAGCGACGATGGCCAAGCCAGCCGATACCAGTACGGCCACCAAGAGCGTGGCCGGCAAGACCGCCCGCGGCTCCGCCCGGAGTGCCTCGGACACCGAGAAGATCCGCACCGCGCTCTCCGAGCGGCTCGAGGAGCTGCGCGGCGAGTACGACCAGATGATCACCGATTCCAACGAGATGCAGCGCGAGCGGCTCACCGACTCGGCCGGCGACGACCAGGCCGACACGGGGACGAAGACCTTCGAGCGCGAGCAGGAGATCTCGCTGGCCAACAACCTCCTCGAGCGGGTGACCCAGCTGGAACGCGCGCTGGAGCGCGTGGACGAGGGCGGATACGGCCACTGTGAGAAGTGTGGCAACGCCATCCCGGTCGAACGCCTGGCCGCTTTCCCGTCAGCTACCTTGTGTGTGACGTGTAAGCAGCTGGAGGAGCGGCGCTGAGTACCCCCGAATCATCTGAAACAGGACATAAGAAACGGCCAGTGCTGTGGTTGGCGCTTCTCGCGCTGACCACGCTGGCCGTTGACCTCGGCACGAAGACCTGGGCGCTGGCCGAGCTGGACGGCCACGAGCCGATCCGGCTGCTCGGTGGCGCGCTGTATCTGAGCTTCGCCCGCAACACCGGGGCGGCGTTCAGCCTCGCCAGCGGGTACACGATCGGGTTGACCCTGGTCTCCCTGACCGTGGTCGCGGTCATCGTCCGGTTCGCCGGCCGGTTGCGTTCCCTGCCCTGGGCGATCGCCCTGGGGCTGATCCTGGGCGGCGCGACGGGCAACCTGGTGGACCGGTTGTTCCGCCCGCCGGGCCCCCTGCGGGGCGCGGTGATCGACTTCCTCAGCCTGTTCGACAAGCACGGCGACGCCTGGCCGATCTTCAACATCGCGGACTCCGCGCTGGTGTGCGGGGTCGGGCTGGCCGTCGTTCTCGAACTGACCGGGCGCCGGCTCAACGGCACCCGCGTCGTGAAGGCGGAGAGAGCATGACGAGTCGTACCCTGCCCGTCCCCGACGGCCTGGACGGCCTGCGCCTGGACCAGGCGGTGTCCCGGCTGACGGGCGTGTCCCGGACCGTCGCGGCCGACCTCGCCGAGGACGGCAACATCCTCCTCGACGGCGTCGTGGCCGGAAAGTCCGACAAGGTGCGGGCCGGCTCCTGGCTGGAGGTGACCCTGCCCCCGCCGCCGGAGCCGCCGAGCATCCGGCCGGAGCGGATCGACGGCCTCGCCGTGGTCTACGACGACGACGACATCGTCGTGGTCAACAAGCCGGTCGGCGTCGCGGCGCACCCGAGCCCCGGCTGGACCGGACCGACGGTGATCGGCGGGCTCGCCGGGATGGGCTACCGGATCTCGACGAGCGGCGCGGCCGAGCGCCAGGGCGTCGTGCACCGGCTCGACGTCGGCACCACCGGGCTGATGGTGGTGGCGAAGAGCGAGCGCGCGTACACGGTGATGAAGCGCGCCTTCAAGGAGCGCACGGTCGAGAAGCGCTACCACGCGGTGGTCCAGGGCCACCCGGACCCGTCGCGTGGCACGATCGACGCCCCGATCGACCGGCACCCGACGGCCGACTACCGGTGGGCCGTGATGTCCAGCGGCAAGCCGAGCGTGACGCACTACGACACGCTGGAGGCCTTCCCCGCCGCGAGCCTGCTCGACGTGCACCTGGAGACCGGTCGTACCCATCAGATCCGGGTGCACTTCTCCGCCCTGCGGCATCCGTGTGTCGGTGATCTGACATACGGCGCGGACCCGTCGCTGTCCGCCCGGCTCAAGTTGGACCGGCAGTGGCTGCACGCGCGGACTCTGGGCTTCGCCCACCCCGGGACCGGGGACTACGTTGAGTTCACCAGCGATTACCCTGAGGATCTGGAGCGGGCGCTGCGCATCCTGCGGGGCGACGCTCCCTAGGGAGTCGTCGTGCCTGACCTGCTCCGCCGGTTGGACCAGCGGGTCGTGCCCATGCTCGCCTCCGCGCTGCGCAGGGCCGCCGGGGGCAGGCACCGGCGGGGGGTCCTCGCCGCGGTCGGGATGACCCTCGCCGTCGCCGTCGTGCTCGCCGCGGTGCTGTCAGCCCGGGAGGCGTTGCCGGGCAGAGGCCATGCCGCGGGTACGCCGCTGCGGGTCGGGGTGTCCGACGGCGACTCGATCCCGGCGTACGTGGCCGGGGCCCGCGAGCGGCTGGCCGGCGTGGACCGGCCGACCCTGGCCCTGGTGTCCCTCGCCGCGTACCTCGGCCCCGACCGGCTCGGCCCCCTGCTGGAGAACGCGCGCCCCTCCCGGGTCTACCTGCGGGTCCCGCTGCCCGGCATCTCCACCGAGGTCATCGCCGTCGACGTGCGCCAGCTGCCCGGCGACGTGGTCGCGGGGATGGACGCCGCGGCGGTGCGCAAGGAGGAGGAGGTGGCGATCGCCACCCGCCTCGCCGGCCGGCTGACCGGGGACAGCCCGAGGGAGCGGGAGCTGCGGGAGGAGTACCAGGCCAGGGCCGCCGAGGCGGGGCTGGAGGCCACGGCGTACCGGGAGCATTGTTCCTGCGTCTACGCCGCGGTGGTCCGGGCAGGCCCGCCCGCCCTCGCAGAGTTGTCCCGGCGGCCCGGGGTGCGCGCGGTGGACCCGACCCCGGGGCTCGACCGGCTGGAGCAGGCGGTGTTCCGGCCGCCGATCCCCGAGCAGCACGCGATCGCCTCCGACCCGGCCGACGTGCCGGTGTCCCCGTCGCCGACCCCGGCCCCGCGTCCCTCGGTCACCCGGACCCCGCCGCCGTCCGCCCCGCCGACCGGGCCGATGCCGGAGTGGCCCGCCTCACCCACCCCGAGTCAGGTTCGCGCACCCAGCCCCTCGCCGGAGCGTTAGGTAAGCGAATACGCTGACGTGTCGAGGGGCGGCGGCCGGCGAGAGGACGAACACAGTGGCGGAGCGAACCGAGGCCGGCTGGAGCCGGTCAGGTGAGGCGGCGCCGCGCTGGCGGAGTCTCCTGGGCCGGGGCAGGGGCGATCGTGCCGCGGACCCCGCCGAGGCCGCGAACGGCGCCCAGCGGGGCGCTCAGGCGTCCCCCGTGGACGAGTACGTGGCCCGCCTGCGCCGCGACATGGGCCCGGCCAAGGTGGTGGCGTTCGCCAACCCGAAGGGCGGGGTGCACAAGACCACCGCGACGGTGCTGTGCGCGGCCACGATCGGCAGCGCCCGGGGCCGGGGCGTCCTGGCCTGGGACGACAACGAGCTGCGCGGCACCCTGGGCCTGCGCGCCGGCAGCGCCCGGCACGCCCGCACGATCCGGCACCTGATCGAGAACCTGGTCGAGGTGGAGAACTCCAGCGGCGAGGAGTTACGCGACCGGCTGGACGAGTTCCTCCGGCACGCCGCCGACGGGTCCTACGACGTGCTCGCCGGGGACGAGGACCACCGGGTGGCCCGGCTGCTCGATCCGCCGATGGTGTGGCGGGTGCTGGAGCTGCTGCGGCGTACCCATGACGTGATCTGCGTCGACACCGGCAACAACGTGGAGAGCGCCAACTGGCAGACGGTGATCAAGGCCGCCGACCAGCTCGTGGTGACGTCCGTCCCCCGCGAGGACGCGGCGTTCACGGCGGACTGGATGTTGGACCTGCTGGAGGAGATGGGCATGGGCGACATCGTCGCCAACGCCGTGACCCTGCTGTCGTGCCCGACACCGACCCCGTCTCCGATGCTCGCTGACCTGGTCAAACACTTCCAGAGCCGGACCAGGACGGTGGCGGTGGTGCCGTATGACCCGGCGTTGGAGTCGGGCTCGTCCATCGACTACGCGAGCCTGAAGCCGGAGACCCGGATGGCGTGGTTACAGGCGGCGACGGCGGTGAGCGACGGGTTCTGACCCCGCGTCGGTTTGGGGTCTTGTCGGGGGGTGCGGTTAGGCTCGGGGGCGTTCCCAACTCCAGAGGAGGCTGCCGCCGATGAGTGACTCTTTTGTGCATCTGCACGTGCACACCGAGTACTCGATGCTGGACGGCGCCGCCCGGATGAAGCAGTTGTTCGCCGAGGTCAACCGGCAGGAGATGCCGGCTGTCGCGATCACCGACCACGGCAACATGCACGGGGCGTACGACTTCTACAAGCAGGCCACCGCCGCCGGGGTGACCCCGGTGATCGGCGTCGAAGCCTACCTGGCGCCGGCGTCGCGGTTCGACAAGAAGCGCATCAACTGGGGCACGCCCGACCAGAAGGGCGACGACGTCTCCGGCAACGGCGGCTACACCCACATGACGATGTGGGCCCGCAACGCCGAGGGGCTGCACAACCTCTTCCGGCTCAACTCGCGCGGCTCGATGGAGGGCTACTACTACAAGCCCCGGATGGACACCGAGCTGATCGCCGAGTATTCGGCCGGGATCATGGCCACCACCGGCTGCCCCTCCGGCGAGATCCAGACCCGGCTGCGCCTCGGGCACGACGAGGAGGCGCTGAAGGCCGCCGCGAAGTACCAGGACATCTTCGGCAAGGAGAACTTCTTCCTGGAGATCATGGACCACGGGCTGTCCATCGAGCGCCGGGTCCGCGACGGGCTGATCGACATCTCCCGCCGGTTGAACATCCCGCCGGTGGTGACGAACGACTCGCACTACACCCGGCCGGAGGAGGCCGACGCGCACAACGCGCTGCTGTGCGTGCAGTCCGGCTCGCTGCTGTCCGACCCGAACCGGTTCAAGTTCGACGGCGACGGCTACTACATCAAGTCCGCCGACGAGATGCGCGCGATCGACACCTCCGACATCTGGGCCGAGGGCTGCAGGAACACCCTGCTGGTCGCCTCCAAGGTCGAGACGGAGGGGATGTTCAAGTACAAGAACCTGATGCCGATCTTCCCGGTGCCCGACGGCGAGACCGAGGAGACCTGGTTCCGCAAGGAGGTCTGGGCCGGCATGGAGCGGCGCTGGCCGGCCGGCTACGACGAGGAGCACCGCGCCCAGGCGGAGTACGAGATCGGCGTCATCCTCCAGATGGGCTTCCCGTCGTACTTCCTGGTGGTCGCCGACTTCATCATGTGGGCCAAGCGCAACGGGCACTCCGTGGGGCCGGGGCGTGGTTCCGGGGCCGGCAGCATCGTGGCGTACGCGCTGGGCATCACCGACCTCGACCCGCTCGCGTTCGGCCTGATCTTCGAGCGGTTCCTCAACCCCGAGCGCGTCTCGATGCCCGACTTCGACGTCGACTTCGACGAGCATGGCCGCAACGAGACGATCCGGTATGTCACGGAGCGCTACGGCGCGGACCGGGTGGCCATGATCGCCACGTTCGGCACGATCAAGGCCAAGGCCGCGATCAAGGACTCGGGCCGGGTGCTCGGGTTCCCGTACGCGCTGGGCGACAAGATCACCAAGGCGATGCCCCCGGCCGTGATGGGCAAGGACATCCCGCTGTCGGGCATCTTCGACCCGAAGCACCCGCGCTACGCCGAGGCCGGCGCGGTCCGCGAGCTGGTCGACACCGAGCCCGACGTGGCCAAGGTGATGGAGGTCGCCCGGGGGCTGGAGGGCCTGGTCCGGCAGACCGGCGTGCACGCGGCCGGCGTCATCATGTCCGCCGAGCCGCTGATCGACCACGTGCCGCTGATGCGTCGGGACGCCGACGGCACGATCATCACCCAGTTCGACTACCCGACGTGCGAGACGCTCGGCCTGCTGAAGATGGACTTCCTCGGCCTGCGCAACCTCACGATCATGGCCGACGCCGTGAAGAACGTGGAGCACACGACCGGCCGGAAGATCGACCTGCTGTCGCTGCCGCTGGACGACGCCCCCACGTACGAGCTGCTCTGCCGGGGCGACACCCTGGGCGTGTTCCAGCTCGACGGCGGCGCGATGCGCCAGCTCCTGAAGCTGATGCGCCCCGACCACTTCGAGGACATCTCGGCCGTCCTCGCGTTGTACCGGCCCGGTCCGATGGGCGCGAACTCGCACATCAACTACGCGCTGCGCAAGAACAAGCAGCAGGAGATCGTCCCGATCCACCCGGAGCTCGAGGCGGACCTGGAGGACATCCTCGGCGTCACCTACGGCCTGATCGTCTACCAGGAGCAGGTCCAGCGCGCGGCGGTGAAGCTCGCCGGCTACACCCTCGGCCAGGCCGA
Proteins encoded in this window:
- a CDS encoding YggT family protein, with translation MLSNVVQVVYLLLYVFFLFLLARIVLDWVRSLSRRWRPGRGAAAAMECVWSVTEPPLRALRRVIPSLRIGTVSVDLAFLALLAIVLVLMYFVVGPLVRAA
- a CDS encoding DivIVA domain-containing protein; the protein is MPLTPADVHNVAFKKPPIGKRGYDEDEVDAFLDEVERELARLIEENTDLRTAGAGGGRQAPAGGGNDPRLVAELTDLKSQFERVQREKAAAEQAARQMQQELEQISAGGGAAGGDAGEQQALRVLMMAQRTADDHVADARREADKVLAEARAKADEVTRDARGKAEALERDARQRHQEAMGGLETKRNALQKHLEELKAFEREYRTRLKAYLESQLRDLSGKGQGLEDELTRAESGRSNGTPAGGLATAGLSGGYGPTGRNTLDGPGR
- a CDS encoding DUF167 domain-containing protein, whose product is MIVAVRVRPGASRTKVGGSYAGPYGPALVVAVSAPAVDGRATEAVIKAVASALGLRPRAVALRTGHTSRDKLLTVEPDTPQVAERLRDLLEL
- a CDS encoding TraR/DksA family transcriptional regulator, yielding MAKPADTSTATKSVAGKTARGSARSASDTEKIRTALSERLEELRGEYDQMITDSNEMQRERLTDSAGDDQADTGTKTFEREQEISLANNLLERVTQLERALERVDEGGYGHCEKCGNAIPVERLAAFPSATLCVTCKQLEERR
- the lspA gene encoding signal peptidase II, yielding MLWLALLALTTLAVDLGTKTWALAELDGHEPIRLLGGALYLSFARNTGAAFSLASGYTIGLTLVSLTVVAVIVRFAGRLRSLPWAIALGLILGGATGNLVDRLFRPPGPLRGAVIDFLSLFDKHGDAWPIFNIADSALVCGVGLAVVLELTGRRLNGTRVVKAERA
- a CDS encoding RluA family pseudouridine synthase; this translates as MTSRTLPVPDGLDGLRLDQAVSRLTGVSRTVAADLAEDGNILLDGVVAGKSDKVRAGSWLEVTLPPPPEPPSIRPERIDGLAVVYDDDDIVVVNKPVGVAAHPSPGWTGPTVIGGLAGMGYRISTSGAAERQGVVHRLDVGTTGLMVVAKSERAYTVMKRAFKERTVEKRYHAVVQGHPDPSRGTIDAPIDRHPTADYRWAVMSSGKPSVTHYDTLEAFPAASLLDVHLETGRTHQIRVHFSALRHPCVGDLTYGADPSLSARLKLDRQWLHARTLGFAHPGTGDYVEFTSDYPEDLERALRILRGDAP
- the dnaE gene encoding DNA polymerase III subunit alpha, translating into MSDSFVHLHVHTEYSMLDGAARMKQLFAEVNRQEMPAVAITDHGNMHGAYDFYKQATAAGVTPVIGVEAYLAPASRFDKKRINWGTPDQKGDDVSGNGGYTHMTMWARNAEGLHNLFRLNSRGSMEGYYYKPRMDTELIAEYSAGIMATTGCPSGEIQTRLRLGHDEEALKAAAKYQDIFGKENFFLEIMDHGLSIERRVRDGLIDISRRLNIPPVVTNDSHYTRPEEADAHNALLCVQSGSLLSDPNRFKFDGDGYYIKSADEMRAIDTSDIWAEGCRNTLLVASKVETEGMFKYKNLMPIFPVPDGETEETWFRKEVWAGMERRWPAGYDEEHRAQAEYEIGVILQMGFPSYFLVVADFIMWAKRNGHSVGPGRGSGAGSIVAYALGITDLDPLAFGLIFERFLNPERVSMPDFDVDFDEHGRNETIRYVTERYGADRVAMIATFGTIKAKAAIKDSGRVLGFPYALGDKITKAMPPAVMGKDIPLSGIFDPKHPRYAEAGAVRELVDTEPDVAKVMEVARGLEGLVRQTGVHAAGVIMSAEPLIDHVPLMRRDADGTIITQFDYPTCETLGLLKMDFLGLRNLTIMADAVKNVEHTTGRKIDLLSLPLDDAPTYELLCRGDTLGVFQLDGGAMRQLLKLMRPDHFEDISAVLALYRPGPMGANSHINYALRKNKQQEIVPIHPELEADLEDILGVTYGLIVYQEQVQRAAVKLAGYTLGQADNLRRAMGKKKKEVLDKEFIPFRDGMRRSGYSDEATQALWDILVPFADYAFNKAHTAAYGMISYWTAYLKANYPAEYMAALLTSVGDDKDKMAMYLGECRKMGIKVLPPDVNESAGAFTPIGRDIRFGLGAVRNVGTNVVASVVATRAAKGNYTSFPDFLSKSELVVCNKRTVESLVKAGAFDSLGHTRKCLVELHETAIDAVVGLKRQEAVGQFDLFGGLEENSDDSLVGLDLQFTPTEWPRKELLAFERDMLGLYVSDHPLAGAERILKANSEQSIVEVIDEDVNDRMPVTIAGMISGVQRRITKQGASWAIVMLEDLDASVEVLFFPKTYELLSHHLAEDIVVTVKGHVNKRDQAISVVGSDMLILEVSEADLAANPPVVLNSTWDKIVEPTVLELKRILLGHRGDCSVHLRLRSRGGETLLALGPDLKVRNDVAFRSEIKTLFGAGGVD